A region from the Silene latifolia isolate original U9 population chromosome 7, ASM4854445v1, whole genome shotgun sequence genome encodes:
- the LOC141591790 gene encoding putative indole-3-acetic acid-amido synthetase GH3.9 isoform X1 → MDGKKLEYKGEEALMELQKLTVNTDEVQEKLLKDIITRNKDTEYLNKYMKGSKDISTFKQRVPVIGYDGIQPYIQRIANGEDSSLITSHNITEMLCSSGTSNGEPKLMPSIAEDLDRRTFVYNLIMPIVNQYVPGLDEGKAMYLYFVKAEMSTPCGLPARTVLTSYYKSKHFKGRSRNIPSNDFTSPDQAILCEDSNQSMYCQLLSGLVLRYQVLRLGAVFASAFLRAITFLEKNWMKLCNDIRKGKLDLSITNPECQLAMTSMLLSPNPCLANEIEEICGSSSWRGILCKLWPKAKYIEAVVTGSMAQYIPSLEYYSDKKLPLVCPMYASSECYFGVNLKPLCSPSEVSFTLLPNMGYFEFIPLGENAWSFEGDEDEVPPNNVVGLVEVRVGCYYELVVTTYAGLYRYRIGDVLQVTGFHNKAPQFRFICRKNVVLSLDNDKTSEEDLHKSITEAKKLLEPHNAMLLEYTSYADASTVPGHYILYWEIRQEIPEPGHLSLHDVLEECCITIEEELDYIYRRCRTHDKCIGPLEIRIVKSGTFEALMDLFISRGGSMNQYKTPRCIKSKTALKLLDANVEECFFSPRNPIWVP, encoded by the exons ATGGATGGTAAGAAGTTGGAGTACAAAGGTGAGGAGGCATTAATGGAGTTACAAAAGCTTACAGTTAATACTGATGAGGTTCAGGAAAAACTGTTGAAAGATATAATTACTCGGAATAAAGATACCGAGTATCTGAATAAGTATATGAAGGGCTCAAAAGATATTTCTACTTTCAAACAACGAGTCCCAGTCATTGGATATGATGGCATTCAGCCATACATCCAGAGGATCGCCAATGGGGAGGACTCCTCGCTTATTACTAGCCATAATATAACAGAGATGTTATGCAG CTCAGGAACTTCAAATGGGGAACCTAAGTTGATGCCATCAATTGCAGAAGATCTTGACAGGAGGACTTTTGTGTATAACCTTATTATGCCAATAGTGAACCA GTATGTCCCAGGATTGGATGAAGGAAAAGCCATGTACCTCTATTTTGTGAAAGCAGAAATGTCAACTCCTTGCGGCTTACCAGCAAGGACAGTTCTAACAAGCTACTATAAAAGCAAACATTTTAAGGGAAGATCCCGAAACATACCCTCCAATGACTTTACCAGTCCCGACCAAGCCATACTATGTGAGGACAGCAACCAAAGCATGTACTGTCAGTTACTCTCGGGCCTAGTCCTTCGTTACCAAGTCCTCCGCCTTGGAGCTGTCTTTGCATCTGCATTTCTACGTGCCATAACATTCCTTGAGAAAAACTGGATGAAACTCTGCAATGATATCAGAAAGGGCAAACTTGATCTTTCGATTACTAATCCTGAGTGTCAATTGGCTATGACCAGTATGCTTTTATCACCTAACCCTTGTCTAgcaaatgagattgaggaaatatGTGGTTCTTCATCATGGAGAGGGATTTTGTGTAAGCTTTGGCCTAAGGCCAAGTACATTGAGGCGGTGGTGACGGGATCTATGGCCCAATATATTCCGTCCTTAGAGTACTACAGTGATAAGAAGTTGCCTCTGGTTTGCCCTATGTATGCTTCCTCTGAGTGTTATTTTGGTGTGAATTTGAAACCCTTGTGCAGTCCATCTGAGGTCTCTTTTACCCTTCTTCCTAACATGGGATACTTCGAGTTTATTCCATTGGGTGAAAATGCGTGGTCGTTTGAGGGAGACGAAGACGAGGTTCCACCAAACAATGTTGTGGGTTTGGTGGAAGTAAGGGTTGGCTGCTATTATGAACTTGTTGTGACCACCTATGCTG GTTTGTATAGATATCGTATTGGCGATGTACTCCAAGTAACCGGATTTCACAACAAGGCTCCACAATTCCGATTCATTTGCCGGAAGAACGTTGTTTTAAGCCTTGACAACGACAAAACCAGCGAAGAAGACCTTCACAAAAGCATTACAGAGGCAAAGAAGCTGTTAGAACCTCACAATGCCATGTTATTAGAATACACGAGCTATGCTGATGCATCCACTGTGCCCGGCCACTACATCCTGTACTGGGAAATTAGGCAGGAAATCCCAGAACCCGGACACTTGAGCCTCCATGATGTTCTTGAAGAATGCTGCATCACAATCGAAGAGGAACTCGATTACATATACCGAAGGTGTAGGACCCACGACAAGTGCATTGGTCCCTTGGAAATAAGGATTGTCAAGTCCGGCACGTTTGAGGCATTGATGGACTTGTTTATAAGTCGCGGAGGGTCAATGAACCAGTACAAGACACCAAGGTGCATCAAGTCTAAGACCGCGTTGAAGCTGCTTGATGCTAATGTGGAAGAATGCTTCTTTAGCCCCCGGAATCCAATCTGGGTTCCTTGA
- the LOC141591790 gene encoding putative indole-3-acetic acid-amido synthetase GH3.9 isoform X2, whose product MQNNLESSGTSNGEPKLMPSIAEDLDRRTFVYNLIMPIVNQYVPGLDEGKAMYLYFVKAEMSTPCGLPARTVLTSYYKSKHFKGRSRNIPSNDFTSPDQAILCEDSNQSMYCQLLSGLVLRYQVLRLGAVFASAFLRAITFLEKNWMKLCNDIRKGKLDLSITNPECQLAMTSMLLSPNPCLANEIEEICGSSSWRGILCKLWPKAKYIEAVVTGSMAQYIPSLEYYSDKKLPLVCPMYASSECYFGVNLKPLCSPSEVSFTLLPNMGYFEFIPLGENAWSFEGDEDEVPPNNVVGLVEVRVGCYYELVVTTYAGLYRYRIGDVLQVTGFHNKAPQFRFICRKNVVLSLDNDKTSEEDLHKSITEAKKLLEPHNAMLLEYTSYADASTVPGHYILYWEIRQEIPEPGHLSLHDVLEECCITIEEELDYIYRRCRTHDKCIGPLEIRIVKSGTFEALMDLFISRGGSMNQYKTPRCIKSKTALKLLDANVEECFFSPRNPIWVP is encoded by the exons ATGCAAAATAATCTTGAAAG CTCAGGAACTTCAAATGGGGAACCTAAGTTGATGCCATCAATTGCAGAAGATCTTGACAGGAGGACTTTTGTGTATAACCTTATTATGCCAATAGTGAACCA GTATGTCCCAGGATTGGATGAAGGAAAAGCCATGTACCTCTATTTTGTGAAAGCAGAAATGTCAACTCCTTGCGGCTTACCAGCAAGGACAGTTCTAACAAGCTACTATAAAAGCAAACATTTTAAGGGAAGATCCCGAAACATACCCTCCAATGACTTTACCAGTCCCGACCAAGCCATACTATGTGAGGACAGCAACCAAAGCATGTACTGTCAGTTACTCTCGGGCCTAGTCCTTCGTTACCAAGTCCTCCGCCTTGGAGCTGTCTTTGCATCTGCATTTCTACGTGCCATAACATTCCTTGAGAAAAACTGGATGAAACTCTGCAATGATATCAGAAAGGGCAAACTTGATCTTTCGATTACTAATCCTGAGTGTCAATTGGCTATGACCAGTATGCTTTTATCACCTAACCCTTGTCTAgcaaatgagattgaggaaatatGTGGTTCTTCATCATGGAGAGGGATTTTGTGTAAGCTTTGGCCTAAGGCCAAGTACATTGAGGCGGTGGTGACGGGATCTATGGCCCAATATATTCCGTCCTTAGAGTACTACAGTGATAAGAAGTTGCCTCTGGTTTGCCCTATGTATGCTTCCTCTGAGTGTTATTTTGGTGTGAATTTGAAACCCTTGTGCAGTCCATCTGAGGTCTCTTTTACCCTTCTTCCTAACATGGGATACTTCGAGTTTATTCCATTGGGTGAAAATGCGTGGTCGTTTGAGGGAGACGAAGACGAGGTTCCACCAAACAATGTTGTGGGTTTGGTGGAAGTAAGGGTTGGCTGCTATTATGAACTTGTTGTGACCACCTATGCTG GTTTGTATAGATATCGTATTGGCGATGTACTCCAAGTAACCGGATTTCACAACAAGGCTCCACAATTCCGATTCATTTGCCGGAAGAACGTTGTTTTAAGCCTTGACAACGACAAAACCAGCGAAGAAGACCTTCACAAAAGCATTACAGAGGCAAAGAAGCTGTTAGAACCTCACAATGCCATGTTATTAGAATACACGAGCTATGCTGATGCATCCACTGTGCCCGGCCACTACATCCTGTACTGGGAAATTAGGCAGGAAATCCCAGAACCCGGACACTTGAGCCTCCATGATGTTCTTGAAGAATGCTGCATCACAATCGAAGAGGAACTCGATTACATATACCGAAGGTGTAGGACCCACGACAAGTGCATTGGTCCCTTGGAAATAAGGATTGTCAAGTCCGGCACGTTTGAGGCATTGATGGACTTGTTTATAAGTCGCGGAGGGTCAATGAACCAGTACAAGACACCAAGGTGCATCAAGTCTAAGACCGCGTTGAAGCTGCTTGATGCTAATGTGGAAGAATGCTTCTTTAGCCCCCGGAATCCAATCTGGGTTCCTTGA